The following nucleotide sequence is from Leopardus geoffroyi isolate Oge1 chromosome A1, O.geoffroyi_Oge1_pat1.0, whole genome shotgun sequence.
TCTCGCagatgtatttaatattttcagacaTGGCTGCAGCTATCCGAGGGCCTGGCAATTAAGCATACGTTTAAAATTCAAACAACAGGCGAAGCTACCGCGGCCACAAACAAGCAAACgggaggcacagaggaaagacgCACGGTCTGCAAGTGTGCAAGCGGCCTGCGGGCCCAAGGCGGGCGGTGCGGGGGCGGCCTCCGGCGCTCGCAGCCTGCGGGGACCCTCCCCGCTGCACCTCTGCGCAGCCCTCGGAGGACCGGTTTCAAGTCCCAGGAATTAGGAGTAGAAGCTCTTCCGGGCGGAAGGCTTCAACCGTCACCGCGTTATTCTGCTTCCTGGCTGGGACCGCAGTCTCTGGGGAACGTGGGGACAGTGGGATGACTGACGGGGTGGGCGTCCAGAGGTGAGCTGGGTTCACAGCTTCCCCAGGCGGGCCCCCGGATGTTGCCGGGCCATTGTGTCCCCGCATTCGGGCCCTGCGCTCTGGCACCAGATAAATGGATTAGGGGATCAGAGACACCCGCTCCTCTTGTGCCCCGCCCCCTGGGTAGGGGACTTCCCCCATGGGTCAGGACAACAGCCCTGGAGCCCCTGAGAAACATGGGACCCCGCTGCTTGGCCCTGTGTCAGAGAGGTCATCCTCGCACACGGCTGGCCTCTGTGCTCGCCTTCAGTGTTCAGGCCCACGTCACTCCTCTGACTTCTCATTCAAGATAATTCCAGAATTTTAGGCCACTCTGGGGCCTCCTCCCTGACTTTCGTGGGCGGTGGGCCTCTTCCAACATTGAAAACCAGGGTTAAAATATGAATGTTACAACTGCTGTTGGCATAAAGATGAATATACTGATAGGtattaacacattttctttggCCATAATGTTaccttttcccttttcatttgaaaagaaattagcACATGTTCGCGGGTCTCTAAAAGCATTGTGGGCCCCAGGTCCTGTCACTGTCCTGACAGGTCAGCCcacctcctctgtccccccctctgcTCACCCTGAGAGAGCCCACTTTCAGAGGCCttactgagtgggggagggggacgtATCCAGCTTTCTGAGCTGGAACACAAAAGGACGCCAGTGGTCCCCAAGGGACGACCTTGGGAGGCCTTCCAGCTCTGAAGCTATAATTAGAGCCACAGGCTGGTGGGCCAGCGGCAGGAGACATGGAGAGCTCACCCCGCACCCGCCCTGGCAGAAGGAGGCACGGGACCTCTGCAGGGCTTGTGCAGGGCGGGTATGTTTCCAGAGGGCAGTGCTCCCTCCACAAGCGCTTTGGGGGACCcctgcagggggctgggggctgccatCTTCCCCAGGGCACACTCCCTCTACCCGCTAGCTCTTTCTTCCCGCCACCCACTCGGGATTCCAGACCCAGAGCCCTGTCCCCGCTTGCCCTCCCCACCTGGAGCCGCGTTCTGCAGAAGAGGCCATCAGGATGTGGCAGGACTCTCCCCCAAGATGTTTCCCGGGGCCTGGTAAGTCATGGGGCCGCAAGACATGTGCTCAGTGTCAGGTATCCAGGAGTTTCCCTCGGATGCCTGAGAGCCCAGCTGACTAGTCTCCGTCCACCTGACCAGTGCTCCGTCCTAGGATGTGGCCCATGCAGCCCAAGTCTCGTGGCCAGAGACAGTGGGAGGCTCCAAATGCCTTCCAGGTCCCTACTGCCCGCATACTCCAAAGCCACTCAGAGctggcccctcacctgctctaGCCCCCAACCCCAGCAAACCTGGGCTtggcttcctcccctcctttccaaCCTCCACCATTGGGGATGCAAGGTCAAAATCCCATTCCTCACAGGAAACTGGGCCCTGTTACTTCCAAGAGGGCATTCCTGGCTCGTCTCTCCAAATCAGTGGCCCTAAATCCTTAGCCTCCAGCCGGTGGCCCCGGTCCCACCCAGACCTTGGCTGGGAGCAGCCAGGCAGCCTCTGGCCTGTGTGTACCattcagaagggaaggaaagagggcagCTGGGAGGACCAGAACCTGATTCCCTGACTCAGGAGGACAGTTCTGGCAGAAGGGCCAAGGCCAGTCCAAGCCTCCACATCGGGGGCCGAAAGCCAGCATCGGTCCCAGGGCACCCGTGCACAGTGGCCACCCTGCCCTTTCTctatccttcctcctccctctttccctctctggcgTCTTGGCTTTCTGGCAGAGCCCCATCCACAAGGACAACTGAAACTTTATAGGGCATGATTCATCGGGCGGCGCGCCCCTCGGAGCCATGGCGCATATTACATTAATCAGTGTCAGACCACTAAAACCGAGATATGAATATGAATTCTCCATATTGCAGGGGAGATAAATGTGCTTGTGAATATAATTGatcaaaggagggagggagggagggatggtgaGAACAGAGATTTCAGGCTCCAGGTCAATGACTTGGGAGGGACCTGCGCCCAGTCCCCAAATCTTCAAGCTGGGAACACGGGGTAGGAGCGGGGAATCTAGAAGGGGTGGGCTTCTAATGGTTTCCCCATCATGGGCCCGAACTAGAGCAGAAAAAGCAGGGTTTCTACACAGCACGTCCTACCCTTCCTTACCAGAAGATTCCACAGACAGAAGTCCTCTGCCCCAGACACGGGCTGTCCTATTTGCCCATCAGAGGAAGGGGCACAAATATTAATCCTGTAGACATCCCTCATTCCTATCCCTTTTTGGGGTTCAATCTCCTCCTTGCTGCTCTGAGAATTACCACCACTGTCTGAAACTGTCCCTAGGCAGGCATCGAGTGTGAGAGCACCTTAGCACGTGCAGAAAGTTCCAGAAGAATTTTTGCTTTGGctgtggaagaaaaagaagtttctatGTCTACTCCCAGATATTTCATGAGCTGGAACACCACGCACAGGGGCCGCTGGGGTGCCGCACGCCCTAGGCGTGCACACTCAGGTGGCTGAGCTGGTCGGGAAGGATGGAAATAAATCATgcacaaagaacaaaaatgatttttcaatgcttgattaaaaattcatttctaccTTTCCACTCGAGAAAAATAATTCCAAGGCTAGAGATCTGATTTCTTTGCATGGGAAACTTTGGTcagcagggcaggagggaggggcacagacccTTCAAGACTTCTAGGCCACTGGGTCCTCAGGGCTGGGACTCAGCTGGTGAGCACATCTGGTCCAGCCCCCTGGACAGCAGCGTTTGGGGACCCCAAAAGCATTGGacgggggaaaaagaaaagaatggaaacaggGGGCATGCAAACAGTGATGCCTGCACGGGGTCATCTATTTGCTTCTGGGAAGAGAGTCCTCCGCCAGTGGCACAAACCTTACCGCCCACCTGACTCCCACCTGATGCTTGCAGCGGTCACCCAGGGGGGACCCACCAGCACATCCCGGCTGCCACACCATGTCTGTGCGCCAAGAACGCCATTCCTCATCCGAGGAGCAGCGAGACTGCTGGTCAAAACTCTCCAGACCGCACTCTTGCCAAGGACGCGGGATCCATCTGTGCCCAGTGGTCAGGGGAGCCCCGCGTCAAGGGCAGACCAGGAGCTCCTCTCTAAATTCCCACCCAGACGATGGAAACGCCCTGCGTCGAATTGGGCACCCACTCCTGCCCACCAATGCCAGCAGCCCGACCAGCAGGCCCGCGATCACACCCCCGAATTCAAACAACCGGTGACACCCAAGATCACAGAGACAGCCCGACCGCCACAAACGGAGGCTCCTGCGCGCGGCCCCACCGAGGCCCGGCACCCGGGATCCCGCGCCCCGGCGCCCCTGGAGCCGGACCAACGCCACGGTCAGGACCCCATTCCGCTTCCAGCCCATAGAGGGCGCGCCGAGCACGCCCATCCGGACGCGAAGCGCCTCCACCGCGGCCGCGGCCCCAGCGTGCCCGCCTGCGGACGGCCCTCCCCGGCGCCGCGGCCCGGCTCCCCCTGCGCGCCCAACgccccgctcccccacccccgggccgTCCGTGCGCGCTCTCCCGCGGCCTCCGTGCCGCCTCTGCCACGCTTCCTCCAGCCTCGGGAGCGAGGACACCCCTAACTCTCGTACGAGGACGGGGTGGAGTGGGGGGCCCGGAGAGGGGCAGTCCCCACGTCCTCGGCGCGAGCCGCCCCTCTCCCGCCGCAGAGGAGCCAGCGGCAAAGCCCCAGGCCGCCCCAGACGCTCCCCTTGGGCAGACCGcccctcgccgccgccgccaccgccacaGGCGGGGGCCgacagctgctgctgctgcaagGGCTCCGGGGTGATTACCcggcctgggtggggggtggggaggtcccGTCCTGCACCGGGGACCCGGCTTCCTTCCCCCCGCGAGAGTTCCCCTGCGGCTCACGCCCTCACCCGCGGTCTTGTTCACGCTTGTGTTCCCAGTTTTCGCCAATTCTGCATCAAGTCGTCTGCGCCCCGTTTGAAGTGCAGGCCGCTACGGCGGGTCCGCCCCAAGTGCCCGGAGGCCCGAAGTCCTGACCCCGAGATTTCCCCCGGCTCCTGGGCCAGGTCCCACATGCGCCTCGGAGGCCAGCTCCGTCCCGCTTCGTCCCACCATCGCTCCCAGCTACCGCTCAGACCCGGACAGCAGTGGTTTATTTTCCCTGGGCTCTCTCGGGGTGCCCAGCCCAGGGCGCAGGGGTCGAGGGGGCTTCCCTGGGAGACCAAAGCCACCTCCCCTCTTTCTCCGCAGCCCCCAGGCCCACACGCCCAGAGAACTCCCGCGCAGCATCTCTGCCCACGCATCCGGACAGTTTAAAAGAGCCTTCCAATCTCTCCACGTTTGATTTAACCAAGTAACTAAAAAATACGCTCAAAGCCAAAATTTCATACTCCATTATGTCCTCGCTCTACCCACGAAACGACCCGACGCCAGGATGCAGTGCGGAGACAACTAGTTATAAACTGATTTCAAATCTGAAGTTCTCCTTTGGGGACATAATtggaaattcttttcatttttttttttctcccattgttGTCCACTTTAAGAAACCGTTTTATAAACTGCTGAAAATCGAACTCATTGATGTCCCGAGAAAGGCATGCCCCGCATAAACGTATAAAGGTCGGAAATCAAAACTGCCAACAAGAAACTTCCCGAGTGACAACATTAACAAATTCAAGGACAACCAAAACAGGCTGTGAGAAACACCGGCCTCCAGTGGAAACTCCCCAAGGAGCCTCTCTGCccaagccaggggcacctgggcccTGCCGGCGTTCCAGGATTCCGGACACTCCTGCGGACGCCCAGCCACACACAGCAGCGGGAACAGCGGACAGCATTTCATTTAGTTTATTAgacaaaaatatatgatttaGACAAGTTCGCTGACGCGCTATTTACAATCTGAAATCACTCTATatacagaaaggagaaggaaaaaaaaaaaacaaaaaagacacaagCACGTGGGGCATTTACCGAGCGGATAATCAACCGGAGCCTGGTGACAGGCACCAGGGCCCTGGGCAGAGGCCGGGCTGCCTGGACTGGAGCTCGGACGCGGACGAGCCCCTTTCTGCAGGAAGCGTTGGATGGGAGTCGGTGACGTCGTGGCCGTATTTGTCCTTTACACCGGTCTGAAATATTCGTCCTAATTCCTCCCTCGTCCCCTCCCTCCCGaactcctcccccctccccccgcgaAAGTAAAAGACGACCCTGGATCAGGCGGACGGGAGGGCTGCTAGGATCCGCGGCGTTCCCTCCTGCGGGGCCAGCGAGCTGCGGGCGAAGCACAACGAGACACGAAAGCACAGCAGTGTCAGTGGCCGGACGCTGGGACCCGGCGTCACCGGGGCAGCCGGCCGAGCGCCGGGGGGCGTGGCCGCCTGCCCGGCTGCTCCCGCGTCGGGAGAAACCCGGTGGAGGGGGCGCCCCGCGTGCACGGCTGGCGGACAGCACCCCCTCTACGAGGCCCGAGCGACCCTACCGCCGCCCCGAGCCCTCCGCCGGCGCCCCCACCAGCCCCGGGTCCCGCGGTCCCAGGAAACAGCACTCACTTGTCGCGCACGGGCTGGAAGGGGGATTTTAACTGCTGTGCCGGCGACTCCGGCCTGGGGACGAGGTCTCTCTctgcgagggaggggcagaagcacagcgttaggagacgggggtggggggtggggggagtgccgCCGAGGTGCGCAAgcctcttccccacccaccccgctTCCTTCGGCCACTAGGATGGGGTCTCCAAGAAAAACGGTCACCCCTCCCCAGGGGAAGGACTGCAGACGGAACGCAGTTCTCCGGACAGAGCCGAGGGCCTTGGCCTCGGTCCCCGAATCCGGGCAGAGATCACCGCTCAACCCGGGGTTTGGCCGCCACCGCCTCCCCCCTCCAGGCCggcgctccccccacccccacgctttgcggggggggggaggttccGGATTCCGAGCCCGGGGCggacaccctccccccaccccccacgccggGCGCCTCACCTGGAAGCGCGGGGCTGCTTCGAGCGGAGGCCTTGTCACCGTGGAGCACCCCCGCGGCAACGGGgacgggcggcggcggcggcgcgggcagGTGCGGGCCGTGAGGCGCGGCGTGGGGCGCGCCGACGCCCAGGAAGGAGCGCATGTTGAGCAGGGAGCCCTGCGTGAGGAACGCGCCATTGGTCCAGTTGGAGAACTTGCCGATGTGGCAGGTGTACAGTCCGTGGCTGGGCAGGAAGGCGGGGTGCTGCAGCGGCGCGCCCGCGGGGGGCCCGTGCGCGCCGGGATGGCCTGCGGGTGGCGGCGGCGAGGCCTTGGGTGCGCCGTCGGGGCTGGTGGCCGTTTCGGCCAGGGACCAGATCTTGGGCTTGCTGTGAGGCGCGCCCTGCAGGCCACCGGACGCGGCGCTGGGACTCAGCAGGCGAGTGCTGCCGGGCTCCGGGACCTCCTTGACCAGGCCCAGGGGCGAGTCCTGGGACTTGAGCGCGTCGGCGGCTGCCAGCGGCGAGCCCTGGTCCCGGGCGAGGGCGGTAGGTGCCGCCGGCGGGCGCGGCGCCTCGGCCTTGTCCTCTTCGTCCTCGTTGCTCTGGTCGCCATCGTGCTCGTCGATTTTGTCAATGTCAATGCTCTCTAGGTCGATCTCCTCGTCGTCCTCGGCCTTCTCCGGGTCGCCCTCGGTGTCGCTTCCGAAGAGGGCGCCGTCCTCCTGGTCCTTGCTGCGCGCGCCCCACGTCACCTTGTTCTCCTTCTTGAGGCGCCGGCGCGCGTTGGCGAACCAGGTGGACACCTGCGTGAGGGTCATCTTGGTGATGATGGCCAGCATGATCTTCTCGCCCTTGGTGGGGTACGGGTTCTTGCGGTGCTCGTTCAGCCAGGCCTTGAGCGTGCTGGTGCTCTCGCGCGTGGCGTTCTTGGGCCGCCCGGGGTCCCCGTACTGGAACTGGCCGTAGGGGTAGTATGCCGGCGCCGTGTGGGCTGTGAAGGTGGCAGGGTGCACCCCCGGGTTGTCTTTGAGTTCATACTGTGAGCCCTGCAACCACATAGCCCAccgagggaggagaggggcagtaggggtgtggggggtggggagagggagagagagagagagagagaaagagagagagagagcgatgaGTCCCCCGAACTGGGAAAGTCGGGGGGCAGCTGCTCTTGTCCAGTCAAGAAcaggaagccccccaccccccagcacaccaccctgggagggagggaggggtcaaATCGTGAGCCGCCTCTAGAAACTCAACTTCCAACCATCGTGAagaggtggttttgttttgttttgttttgttttgttttgtcactcAAGAAAAGTTCCAGAATCCGTGCATCTCCAGAAGGCCACAGCGGGAGCCTCGGTCCCATAGAATTTCCCCAGGCCACCCTCAGttacccccccaccctccccccacaactCCAGCAGCCAATTTCCAAGTTTATCTCACACTAACTAGAAGGGGAAACCTTTTAACTACCCAGATAAAACAGATCTCCAAATGTAAAGAACCTAAGCCCCCTCCCTTCGACCCTGAGGGGGTCAAGCAAAATAAACCATCCAGGGTTTTCTTTGGGTCCAAATCCTCCAgcaatttaaaatgaaagcacACTCCTTTTAGCTCCCAAATTAATCTGCATATAATGGCTCCCCACACTTAAAGGTTGCAGTGGTGAcaggtcatttaaaattttaatcccggccatcatcaacaacaataactaaaacaccatttgttttttttaaaatacaaaaggagGGCTTAACCGGTAAAATATTAACGGGAGGGTCAGGAGCTGCCAGCTGTGAAGAGGGAACTGCCTTCGGAGGCCTCTCCTCACTTACTTTATCTGGTAAGTTTGACTTTGATGTGGCCAGAGCAAGCACAAAGTGTTTGCAGGCATTTAGAGGCCGTGATTTATTTGCAATCAATATTCTTTTTATCATCGGTAGTAAAACACAGCAAGTCAAATTATCCCATCAGGTTTTTtggtaaataacattttatctttCTAACAACCTCATTAGGCCTCATTATTACCATAAATTGTCCAGACAGACATTCACTCACAATTTTATCTTTTGACTTCCAAATCCCCAATCAAAACGGCTTGGAAACCTAGGCCTAGAATCAAGAGTTAGGATTTAGGTTTACTTTCTGAGAACCAGCAGGAGACCACTAAGAAATACACGACACctttttttttgggagggggggtggattTCTATATGGTTTCccctactaaaaacaaaacaaacaaaaaatcgaGCATCTCCGTTTCCCACCACAGTACAGTaggaacagatccataaccataCAGATCCCTTTTTCTCGCACAAACACgaaggggggtgagggggggggggggaggttcccAAATGGCACACATCTGTATTCAAAATTTCTGTAAAAACATTACAATTCTCCACGTAAAAATTATCCATTTGCTACGTTAGCAGAGAGAGTTTCCGGGCTGAGAAAGTTGCAAAGAGCAGAATATTTCTTTGACTAGTTAGTTTGGTGGCCGATGCCACAGAGAAAAGGTTTCCGTGGCCAGATTTCGTTTTTACCTAATCTTTGCAAAATGTAGTCTGCACTTTTCTAATCATTTAGGTTGTAACTGCGAGGACGACATTCCGGCCTCTTCTCCGCTGGGAGTTCTTTTTGAAAGGATACCTTGTAAATCTCTCAGCGCTTCCCTGGCATCCCCAGCCGCCAGAACAAAATGGGAGCTGATCTTTTTGGAGAGCAAGCGATCTGAACGGCGGCTGGGGCCGCCTTCAGAGAAATAGCCTTTCTTTtcaaaactacaagaaaaaagttacagaaaaacaCACCCGCCGCTTTTCTCGCGTACAGTCGGCCGGTATTTATTTCCTGCCTCTTCTTCGGGGAGCGGGGAGACGTGAGGGGGGTGCCTGAAAATTGCGTTATTCCGCCCGCAGCAGCGCAAGAGGGGGCGGcctccctgacccccccccccgcccgcgccccgccgGGCGCGCAATTCACCAGCAGCCCGAAGTTTAAGCGCGACCTTGCAGTCAGACCAAGGAAAATGGATCCTTTGCACCGACAGAATGGCGAATGCCCCGCGGAGAATTAAATTTGCAGCTCCCTCCCCCATCTGACACCCACTGGGACGCGAGACTAAGAGGACAGCATTTATTTTAAGCCCAGGGACTCCTGTTTTCTTTAATCCTCCATTATGTAACGCGGGAAGAAAAGTGCTTTTCATTCggtgcaaaagaaatgaaaactttggcAACTCACGAAAGTCCAAGCAAACACCGTGGCACACGCCGAAATTATTTCCaccaattcccccccccccaatctcaaATTTGCACATCCTCCGCTAACAGACCCCATCCGGCCCCTCGGATCTCCCCCATTGTTAGGGCGATTTTGACCCAGCCGACCAGGCTTCACCaggtcccccctccccgcccccccccccccccaccgccccggccACCTCGGACACAACCAAGGAGGTCCACCAGCCAGGGAGAAACCCGAGGCTCCCCGGCCCGGCCCCAAAGCCCGAGAGGTCGCGCGATCGGGGTCCGCCCGCCGCTCCCGGGCGTCCTGCGGACCCGGGGCCGAGCTGCCGGAAGcccgcccgccggccccgccGCCTCGGCCGAGACTTGTGGGGggtaggggcgggggggggggagaagagcgCCGGCGACTTTGGCCCCCAGCCTCCGGTTCGAGCCGCGCGCCCCGGAGCCTCTGCTCCTCCGGCCTCCCGGCTCCCCGCCGAGCCCCCCGCTCGCGGCCCAGGCCTCCCACCTCCCCGggccggccccccaccccccacccctccccagccgcCTCGGCCCCGCCGGCCGGgcctcccctgctccccgccGGCTCCGCCCGCGCTCCCGCCCGCGCTCCCGCCGCGCCGCCAGGCCACCCGCGCCCGGGGCGCCCGGGGccggcggggaggggtggggggtggggggtggggggaggcggccGCGGCCAGGGCCGGGCGCACTCACCATCTGCGAGAAGAGGCTGAGGTCGGCGGCGTAGGGCAGGAAGGCGCTGTAGTTGGGCGCGCCCGCGTACGGGCCGGCCGCCGCGTACATGCCCAGCACCGAGGTGACGGCggccgcgcccgcgcccgcgcccagCTCCGCCGCCCCCGGCCGGCCCgacgaggcggcggcggcggccgcggcggccgcggccAGCACCCCCGGGCGCTCGCCGCCGTAGGCGCCGGGCCCCGCGGCGCTCAGGTACTGCGGGTAGCCCAGCTGCGGGAAGGACATGTCCGCGgatcggcggcggcggcggcgggcgagTATTaaaggggcgggggcgggcgcgggggcgggggtcGGGGCGGGcgccggggggagggggtgggggctggggcgggggaggggggggcggggtggctgGGGAGCcggcggccggccggccgggcgcGCTCGGGCCGGCCCGGAGGCGGGGGGCCGGTGGGCTGCTCTCGGCCCGGTGCTCGCTGGCGCCCGGCTCCCGGCTGCGCCCGGCTCCGCGATCCCGCGCCGACTGCGGCGGCCGCCCTCCGCTCGGCGGCGGGGCTTTCAGACACAATTTGAAGTTGATGCTTTGATTGGCATCCCCTCGAgcgctggccccgcccccggctcccctcccgccccctccctgccttccgcCCGCCCCAGCCGGGCCGCTCCCGCCCCTCCCGGCGAGCACGTGGTGTGCTCCGCGCCGTCCGGGCCACCTCCGCCCGCTGTGGGCGCGCGAGCGGCCCGGCGGCGGGTGCGGGCCCGGCGGCCGCGGGCTGCCCGACAACCTGTCGACACCGGCTCGCAGCTGTCGGACCCTGGGCTCTGCTGTTTTCCAAGCCGAGCTGTGACTGCTCTTTCAGGAAGACGTCTCGGCGCCTGATTCTCCGCCGTtggggcggcggggccggggctgggcgGGTGAcagccggtggggggggggggttgggggggtggaggaggacgaccctctcctccccacccccgcccccaaggcCGGCGCTGCCTTGTCCTCCCCCGGACCCCTGGGCAGAAGTGCACCCCGGTGCCCTGGCTGCGCCACCGAGCCTGGCGTGGCGTGACACCGTGATGCGGGCGTGGCGTCCGCGTGGCCCCCGCGCGGCAGTGACCGGCCTCGCTGCACCTGGAGAAGCGAGAAGCGGCCGAGCTCTGCGGGCTTCTCCGTTCGTGAAAACTTTGAGAAAGGGCAGCCGAGAATCCAGTTCAAGGGGACAAACAGATGCCGTCCACAGTGACAGGTTCTTGGAGGTGGTggcgggcagggggtggggagaccttTTCTTTGCAGGAGAATCACCGTTGTAGCGGGAGGGAAACGTCTCGTCCCCACCCCCGCGAGGGGAGAAACTAAGAGTGGccggcggagggggggggggggctcgttCGTCCACTAGGTGCGCACAGGCCGAAGCTAACTTGCGCGAAGAGCGCCGGCCTGAGGCGGCGGCGCCGCGAGCCCGGGGACAGGCcgtccctcctcccccgcccggcCTCTTCATCCTCGGCCCCGCAGGAAGAACAAGCAGCGAACCGCTGCGGGATGGCTCCAGGTCCGTGCGCGGCCCTCCTGGCCTCCCGGTGCACGGGATGGGTCCGCCAGCCCACGTCTGCCACACGCTCGCCGGCTCCGTCCTGGCGTCCCGCTTAAGGAGTTGCCCAGGGTGCTCGCCCCCGTTCCTGGGACACTTTTCGTCCTGTCTCCTATGAAGCAGCCGGAGCCTGGCGCGCACTCCCTGCTGTGGCGCACGGACACACTGGACCCCACAGCAATTTCACCCCAACACTTGGGGGTGAGCCTTGGTCTGGCCCAGTTCGGGAGCCCCGAGTGGAGTGCAGCTGGTGACCTGGGCCGCCGGCAGCCTGGACCGCGAACCCTAACCTGTCCCCCATCTCCTAGTTCCAGTTGCCAGCAGCATCATGGAGGCCCAGGGACTCTTGCAGAATCGGGAAGGCTCCCGCTGACCCAGTTTGGGACCTGAGGACAGACACGGGGGAGCCACCGCCTATAATTAACAACAATAACGCCCATAATAGTAATTACTAATTACCAGCTGCATAATCAGGCTTCAATTTCTCTGCTCAGTCagggttttctttctgttcttgctgtccctttgccccccaccccgcctttaccccccaccccactcagctAACCAGCCCTTGCTGGCTACAGAAACTCCCTGCAACTGCCTGGGCACCTCTCCTGCTTTGGCACGGAATCCCGGGCCCTGGAGGTGAGCGCTAACCACTCCCAATCCCGGAAGTCACTAACTGGCAGCTtcctcccgcccccagcccaccacttcCGCCTGCCAGACCTCTCTCCCCTGCATCCCAAACAAACGGATGGGCCAGCCCCACTACTGTCTTGTTTGGCAAACTCCAGTGTCACATTTCAGGCCGACAGGTAAATACAGGTGAGATAAGCCCTCTTCTGTGACCTGGAGAGCAGGTGGAATTGTAAGCCCAGAGACACTTGTCAGTGTCAGGATTCAGCCACAGGGACTGATAGCCTCCTTatcactcccccccaccccaagcagcCCACTTCAGTTGTACTGAAGCCATCAGaacctgggcggggggggggggggggggggaggcggcagACTTTGTCCTGACCCCTGTCGTCTGCTGTGCCCTCCCTGTATCACCTCCATTTGGGTTATGAAATGATAGTTGGTTCTAGAAGACAtcagggaggtgagtgggaaggGGCCTCTAGAAAGGCCTGCTGACTTCCCCCAGGAAGCTCTAGAAAGGTGCCCTAGTGGTGACTGTGACCAGTCCCCAGCCAGGGCCAGGGCTGGACCCCAGCGGAAACTGGGCCTGCTCCCCGGatcaccccctcccttccttctccttgagTTTACCCAAAAATTTGCAAGGGGAAGACTAGGAAACAACCTGgacaaaaggagaaggagggggaggggaagaagaaaaagaaaactgcctCCAAACCTTCCCAGTGGAGAGGAGGCTAGACAG
It contains:
- the IRX1 gene encoding iroquois-class homeodomain protein IRX-1, with translation MSFPQLGYPQYLSAAGPGAYGGERPGVLAAAAAAAAAASSGRPGAAELGAGAGAAAVTSVLGMYAAAGPYAGAPNYSAFLPYAADLSLFSQMGSQYELKDNPGVHPATFTAHTAPAYYPYGQFQYGDPGRPKNATRESTSTLKAWLNEHRKNPYPTKGEKIMLAIITKMTLTQVSTWFANARRRLKKENKVTWGARSKDQEDGALFGSDTEGDPEKAEDDEEIDLESIDIDKIDEHDGDQSNEDEEDKAEAPRPPAAPTALARDQGSPLAAADALKSQDSPLGLVKEVPEPGSTRLLSPSAASGGLQGAPHSKPKIWSLAETATSPDGAPKASPPPPAGHPGAHGPPAGAPLQHPAFLPSHGLYTCHIGKFSNWTNGAFLTQGSLLNMRSFLGVGAPHAAPHGPHLPAPPPPPVPVAAGVLHGDKASARSSPALPERDLVPRPESPAQQLKSPFQPVRDNSLAPQEGTPRILAALPSA